In the genome of Calothrix sp. PCC 6303, the window CCTAACGAAGAAGCAAACCAAGGAGGTGAGACTTTATTGATTCAGAGTGAAATCATGAGCTACCAATTAAAAAGACGCACCAGTATAAGCCAAGACTTAGAGCATAAGGATGTCATTGCGGATGGTGTTTATTCTGATTGCAATTTCCAAGGGGGAGAAAAGCAATTAACACCAGAAATACAAATTCAAAGACTAACAGCACAATTGACTGCCGCATACAATCGGATTGCGGCTTTAGAAGAGCAATTATTGCTGAAAAGAATGAATTCTACGATTTAACAGTGAACAGTTATCAGTAAAGAGTCAAATCCCGACTGTAACTGTAATAACTGATGCTACTAAATAATTAAATCGCTGGATAAGCCCGAACATGGTGTTATTGATGATTTAATTTGCGATAGAAATCTGAGTGTAATAACGCTCTAACAATGACTCAATATTGGTTAACAAATCATCCTGTAGCCATTGGTGACTAAGGTGTGCGGCGATAGAAATCGCCCCAGCACCAACACCTTCTTTGACAAAACCCTGTTCATAAGCTTGTAGTTGCGTGAAGCGCGATCGCGTAAAATCTAAACCAGTACCCAGTAAAGGAGGGGTAACTTCTAACAGCTTTGCCAATTCAACCGTAGCACCAGTTTGATCTTCAGCAACCCAACGGGTGGTACCAACGACAATTTGTTCCGGTTGCCAAGCTAAGTTGTGGAATTTAGCGATCGCATTTATCAAAGCGTAGACAGCGAGCATTTGTGTTCCACCACCTAACATAATTCCACATTTGCGGCTACATGCGATCGCCATTCCTGCCACAACCGCTTGCATGGGATCACCTAACGCCGCCAAAATTTCTAAGGGATCACCCTCTAACCCTATACCCCTAGCTTGCATCCGAGCAATTCCCATCTCCACAACTTCCCACTTTTGTTGGTGATTGCAAACAGGATGACTACTATTTACCTTTCCAGCAGCCGAAATTCCCAAAGCCGTTAAAATCGCCAAAGCCGTCGTCGTACCACCAACAACACATTCACCCACAACTAAATATGCATCAGGGTTCTGGTTAGCTAATTTTTCACCCCAATCCAATCCCCGCCTAAATAAACCCAGAACCGTCTCCACTGTCATCGCCATACCAGAACTCAGACATTTAGCCGAAGTCCCGCCCAAATCAATCATAGGTACCGCAGCTACTCCATTAGAGCCAAGACTATATTCCCCTGCTCCCTTCCCCCTGCTCCCTGCTTCCTCATAAGAGCCAGCATCAAATAAATACATGGGAATATTTAGTGCTTCTATAATTGCCCTGGTGATAAATACCGGAGAAGCCCCAGCATTCAAGGGTGGTAAATAATACTTAAATTCATGCTCAACACCAAAATATAAAAACTCCGCATCCGCACAGGCTGTGTATTTCCGAGCTTCAGGAGTGGAACCAGCCGCAGAAATACCCGGTATTAATGCTGTCTCCGTAAACCCAAAAATACAAGCAAATACTGGATTTTTCCCTTGATATTTCCTCAACCATGCTTCAGCTTGAGATACTTGGGTATAAACACGAATTAGGTCATTATTCATACTAAATACCAGCAAACGCTATTTTTGCCCCCTTCCCCTTCCCCCTGCTCCCTGCCCCCTGCTCCCTTACCCCTTCCCCTGCTCCCTGATTTCACTCATAATCCATCATCACCTGTACCCATTTCGGGGGACGGGGAATTGGGTTGCCCAAACGATCTAGGAGTAACCATGCAGCGATATGGACTAGAAATAAATAGATAAAATTGTTAAAAATAATAAACGCGATCGCTACAACCTGAATCCACAATAAACTGGGATTTGCCAACACTCCCAACTTCAAAAATACCCACTCAATTAAATCCGTCATTTGGTTAATTACATAAATCCACAAGTCTTCACCAGCAAGGATTGACAGCAACCAAACCCGAAAAAACACACCCACCGTACCCAGTATCGTCCCCAAACTCATAGATACCAGCCAAGGGACACGACGATACCAGGTTGAACCCAGCGTCACCCCCATAAAACCAAACGGCATCACAAATAAAAGACTGCGAATTGGTCCCATCAATACCGCTAACAGCAAACCGGAAACAACAGCCGACATCCACGCAGCCCTAACTCCCCAGCGTAAATATACTAAAGCAATGGGAACGGGAAAAAACACCCGTAACACAGGACCCAAAGGGAAATAAAAGTTAATAAACCAAATCAAACTGGCAGTACTAGCCAAAAAAGCTGTTTCCACCATCCTTAGTGGTGCATCAGGCTTTAAATGGGGTGTTTGTAAATCTGTGGTGGATGATTTAGTTGTTTTCTCGTCTTCCGGTTCATCAGAAGTTGTATATGAAATACCCATATTTTCAATAGTAATTAATCTAACAAAGTAAGATGTAACGATCCCAACCTTATCTAAACTAAACTATCATCCGTTCCAATGCCGACACATCGGGAATACAAACTACATCTTGATCCCGTTTAATCAAACCTTTTTTCTCCAGCTTGGTTAAAACCCTGGTGACAGTTTCCCGCGCCAATCCACTCAAGCTACTCAACTCTCGATGTGGCAAATTGGGAATTTCAGTCCCCGTATTGCCTTTTTTACCTTGCCCTTCAGCTAAAAATATCAAAGCATCTGCCACGCGTGACTGACTATCAGATTCACGCAACCGCAAACGACGATTCACTTGACGTAATCGTCTCGCCATCAATTGTGCCAAACGCATACCCGCCATTGGCTCAGTGTGTAATAAATTGACAAAATCTTGAGATGGAATACTAGCAATAATCGTATTTGTCAAAGTTATGACATCGGTTGAACGAGGCACTTCATCCAACGCCGCCATTTCACCAAATAATTCGCCCTTACCAATAATATTTAGTGTTACTTCTTTACCTTCTAAATTATAAGTACGGATTTTGACCCAGCCTTCGATAATAAAATATAGTGAGCCGCCCCAATCATTTTCAAGTAAAATTACCTGATTAGCTGGATGAGAACGGGTAACAAGATTGCTCAGGGCAAGTTCGGTTGCCGTTTCTGGGAGTCCTTGAAAAAAAGGAGTTGAAATTATCCAGGGGATAGCATTGGCAGGTGAGACTGAGTTCAACCGATCTTCCATAGCAAAATTTTGAATTAGATCTGTTATCCATAACAACAGGTGAGAAACTCTCTCAGCGTAAAGCTTGCGAGGATCCTGTGACCCCGGAAACTTAACCTAAAACATCAAAGTACAGACATTTTCAAAGATCAAGCTAAATGTACATTACATCACAAAATTAGATAAAACTTATTTCGCTGATGAAAATATTGCTTCTCTTGCTTCCCTAATTGAGAAAACAAGATATCCTTATTGCAAGTCTCACTTATAGTGTGTGCGGTTAGCTTTACTCTAAGACCTATAGCTAAAAGTTAAGGTCTAAAGGCTAACAGGGATTTTATCAGTCCAATTTTGAACCGTTATTTGAGTCAATCGGCTGAGATTTCCGGGGGATGATATTCTACTCTGTACCCTATTTTTAGATTGGTTAGGCTAAACTTTCTTAACTAAGTACTGATTCAGCATCAACCTTTCAAGCTAGGAACCCATAGCCAAATTATTAAATAACTTATTACATGAAGTACAGCACCATTCATCTAAAAGTCTCATAGTAACAGCCCTTTTACTTCTGACTCGTTAATTCTCCTGTAAGTAACCAGTTCCACAACCAGGTTTTTGTAAAGTTATAGCTTAGGTAAATGACAGTGACTCCTCCTGCAACTGAAATTCAAACACTAATTGCTGATATTGATAGCTTGTTAGCAAACAAAGGCAACCCCTTGTCTAGGATAATATCGAATCAGGGACAAGAAGAGAGAGGAATTTTAGAAAATATTCGGGCTTTTTTAACCAACTTAGCGGAAAAAGAATCTCAAAATCAATTGTTGACTCAGCCGCATCCCTCATCTGAAGGTGTTGATTTTGCTGCTGTGCTGCAACCTTTGCATATGGAAATCCAAGGATTACTCCAAGAAAGAAAAAATCTTGTGGAGGAGATTCGCCATTTAGAACAACAACGATTACATAATTACTCTTTAGCGCAGCAAATAGCCAACCAAGAACAGGTAATTTCTGAATTTTTACAGGCATTGATGAATCGAGTTGGGGGAAATATTAGCCCTACAATTGAACTAACCCAACCTAATCCACTACCACAACAATATATTACTTCCCCTGTGGAGTCTGATTTAGCGATTGTCTCTGGGGATAGTCCTTCCCAGCAGGAACTAGAAAAGATCAAAAGTCTTGCAGCTGAGTTGGATCAAAAATTGCGGTCGTTTGATGGCAGTGTGAATGTAGTTTTTGAGGCATTACAGCGGAATATTCATACTTACCATGATTCTTTGTCTGAAGCATTGGCGAGGATGCACAATAAGGGAATGCAAGGAGAGGAATTGCTGACAAGTTTAATTCAGAATTGGCAGCAAATTCTCCACCAAAATCACAGTGATAAGTCATTAATGGCTACCTCAACCCCGGTAGAGAAATCTTTAGAAAGCAACTTAAATATATCAACTTCAGGGATTACGTCAGATCTAGATGCACTGTTGACAGAGTTAAGTCAAGAGAATAACGACGAAGTAGACAAATTGTATGCAAGTTTGTTTGACACTGATATTGTTCCCGAAACAGAAATATCTGAGATTTCCACACCAACTTTAGAACAACAGTTGGATTTGGCAGTTCGTGAAGATCAAAAAGTTGCTCATATTGCTGCTAAAATTGCTGTTAGTGAGGTAGTTGCTGATTCGATAGCTAAAACAGACACCTTGGTGAATAACGAGGCTTCTTCTGAAATCTTAGAGGAAAAGACCCTTTCAGATAACCCTAGTATTGTCGAAGATGCAACGTTCCCAGATCCTTGGGAGCAAAAGCCAAGTACCAATGCAGAAGATTTAGCGGGATTAGATACAGCAGAAATAGGAAATTCTTGGAATGCGATCGCGTTAACAGATGCCGCCCCCACTAGAATCATTGTTAAGCCACTAGAACCAGCTAATAGTGAGGATATTATTACATCCCTGGCAGAATTACTTCCAGAAATCCTAGAACCAATTATAGAAGCGGAAACTTCCCCAGAAACTTATATTTTAGCTTCCCCAGAGGAAGATTTATTGTCCCAAGCAACGGCAGAAATTGATGCTGGGATGCCGGATATTGATATCGATGATGTACATTTGGAGCAGTTGGAGCAGGATTTAAGTAATTTCAGTGGGGAGCAAAAGTTAGAGGAAACCCAGCCATCTGTTGAGGATTTAGAAGAGGATGCGCTGGATACACTTGATACACAGTTAATCTTAGAAGACTTTAGCTTAACTAATCCCCCACCAGTTGCACCTAGCACCCTGAAGTCAGTTTGGTATTTGGGGCTAGATTTAGGTACCACCGGAATTTCGGCAACATTACTAAATCGGGCAACAACAGAAATTTATCCACTATTTTGGTCAGTAGAAGCCCCTAACCAGGAAGTTGCGGCAAAGCGCTCGTTCCGTTTGCCTGCTGAGGTTTACCTACCTAGTAGCGCATCTTCCTCAAGCGAAAATACCCAAGTTGGAGATACCAGCAAACCCAGCCTATTTTCTGCCGAACTGAAACCCTATTTAAACGTAGTCTTACCCTATCGCAAAGTTGACCAAAAAACAGCACCAATACTCCAACCAAATGAAGTTGCTACTGTCTCGTTAGTTTGGATGGTGCGATCGCTTTCTAAATTGCTGCTAACTTTAAAATCGGATCGCAATAGTACCACCCTAGGTTTAACAGCATCTGCCAGCGGCTTAACCCCAGATCAATTTCAGCAAATTATTGATAACCTAGCTGGGGTAATTTGCTCTTGTCCATCCGGTTGGTTGGAGCAATACCGCTTTAATGTCCGCGAAGCCCTATTAATTAGTAAATTAGTCGAACACCCCCAACAAGTGTTTTTCATCGAAGAAGCGATCGCTAGTTTACTTTCTGAGCTTGATGGTGCTAACGGTGAAGAGTTAAAAATTATTAATCGTCAAGGTGCGCGTTCTGCTAGAAGTAGTGAAGATCCTTTATTGGGTAACACCCTGGTAATTAACATTGGTGCTGGTGCCACCGAAATGGCATTGGTAGATTTACCAGAGAACCTGCTAGAACTAGCACACAACGATTTTATGCTGCACAACTTTACCTACGCTGGTAAAGGCATCAGACAAGATATTGTTTGTCAACTACTTTTGAGTGAAAAATGGCGAGAATCCCGCAATCTCAACCCCACAGAACCCCCAGCCAATAAGAATATTTTCCATTGGCAACCATCAATTCCCGGTTTAGATCAAACTCTCCTTTCCAGCCTGCAATGGGCAGAATTAACTTTACCTCGTCCTGGTGAACCCGATGTGCCGGAACGTATCCGTCTGCAAAAGCGCTTAGAAAGTTCTAAACTAGGGCAAGCACTCCTAGAAGCCGCCACCCGTGCAAAATTAGTTTTACAGCACCAAGAGACATTCATCATTGAACTTGCCGATCAGCGTTGGACTCTACACCGCCGCGACTTAGAAAGTCAAGTATTTGTACCCTTTGTCCGTCGTCTCAATCGTGAACTCAATAGGTTATTAGTGGCTCGTGGCATCCCCACCGAAGCCATCAACCAAGCAGTTTTAACTGGGGGTGTTGCCTCATTAGCAGCAGTTAGCCGCTGGTTACGGCAAAAACTTCCCAATGCCAAAATCATCCAACACCTGTATCTAGATGAAAATGGCGCTCCCGTATGTAGCCGAGTTGCCTATGGTTTATCTGCACTACCGCTGCACCCCCAAGTTTTGGAGATTCCTAGGCAGCAATACACCGACTATTTCCTATTTACCGAATTACTGGAACTATTACCAGAAAGGGCAATTTCATTTGGTGAAGCAATTCAGCTATTTGAAGCGCGTGGAATCAACACCCGCAGCTGTCAGCAGCGACTCCTAGCTTTCTTAGAAGGGGAGATTCCCTCTGGTTTAGTCCCAAATAGCGTAGATGCCATGTGGCTGAGTGAAGCTTCCATCGAAAACCCCGATTATCGGGCAGTTGTTTCGGTACCCCTATTTGAAAAGCAAGGTAGCCTCACCTATCGACCCAATTTAGAGCAAGTGCGATCGCTTAAACAATATCTTGACGCAATTCAAAGCAGCACTCAGCAATCTCTCAAAGAACCCTACACCGTCAACTTTGTCATTGGAGCTATTATTTAAGGATTAGTGGTTAAATAATATACATATCTTGTGGAATGGGCAGCGCTCAGTCGAACGCTGCCCGCACCACAAAGGTTATAATTTTTGAATTTATAACGCTCCACCTTCGCTTTTTACCAACTGTAAATAATGTCCTTCCACTCGCTGTAATTCCTCGTGGGTGCCTCGTTGCACCACTTTTCCCTTCTCAAATACAATTATTTCATCACAGTCACGAATTGTACTGAGGCGGTGTGCCACAATTATACAGGTGCAACCCCGTTGACGAAGTTTCTGATCGATGATTTTTTCTGTCTCAGTATCTAGAGCGCTAGTTGCCTCATCCATCACCAGTATAGAAGGATTATTTACCAGGGTGCGGGCAATTTCTAACCGTTGACGTTGCCCCCCACTCAAATTGGTGGCACCTTCTAACAGGTTGCCATTGTAACCACTGGGGATAGATTGGACAACTTCATGGATGGCTGCATCTTCACAAGCGCGCATCAAGTATCTATCGGGTACGGTGCTATCCCACAGGGTTAAGTTATCACGAACAGTGCCACCAAAAAGTAATACATCCTGTTCTACCATGGCGATGGAGTTAACAAGCACTTGCCGGGGAATATGCGATCGCTTCACCCCATCAAACCTGATTTCTCCATCCCATGGTTCATACAAACCCGATACCAATTTGGCAACGGTTGATTTTCCAGAACCACTTCCCCCAACTAAAGCAACTCTTTGTCCCGGCTTCAATGATAAACTCAAGTTTTCAATTAATGGTGCAGCAACCCTGTTATAGCCAAAGGTGATATTTTCTAACTCCACATATCCCTGAAGTTTAGTAATATTGACATCCCAATTCTGAGTTGCCGCGTAAGAAATAACCTGATTGCCTTTTTTCTTGCCTTTTTTTTCTAGTTCTGGACTTTCTGCTTCCGTTTGCGGATCAACTGGATTCTGCAACACATCATCCAAGCGGGTAATACTACCTTCCATATCCTGCAAATCATTACCCAAACTTACCAAACTATTCACAGGTTCTAAAAACCTTTGCATCAAGGCTTGAAATGCCACCAATGCACCAATTTTCATATTTCCATCCATCACCTGCAAACCACCAACCACCAATACCAACATGGTTGTAATGTAAGATAAAAAAGATGGAATTGTGCCAATGGTTTGGTTACTCAAATCCATTTCCTGGCGGGCATTAATGGAGTTAGCATAGTAACCAGACCACCGAGCGAAAAAGTCCGATTCTAAGCCGGAAGCTTTGAGGGTTTCCATACTTTGTAACCCCGAAATCGCCACCCCATTAACTTTTCCTTCCTGCTGCATCAACCGCATATTGGCATCAACCCGTTGCCTGGAAACCAACTGCAACACAGCTAAGTTAAATAGAACAAAGGCAATCCCAATTATTGTTAATACTTGATTGTATTGCCACATCACAGCAGCATAAAAAACTACCATTACCACCGAAATTGCCGTAGTTGCCAACTGACCAGAAAGTAGATTCGCCAAGCGGTCATTCAAGCGTACCCGGCTACTAATTTCCCCGGCAAACCTTTGGGCATAGAAGCTTACAGGCAATCGCAAAATATGCCAAACAAACTTACTCGACATTCCCACCGAGAGTTTGATTTTCATCTTGCGTAAAAATTGTAACTGTAATAACGTCAAAAACCCATTTAGGAATGACGTGATCACAATCCCTCCTAACAATGGACGTAACCACTCATAGCGATTTTGAATCAGTACATCCTGAACAAATACCTGAGTGAAAACGGGAATTGCTAAACCAGGAATTACTAACAGAAAACCTGCCAAAATACAGTAAAGTAATACACCCAAAGAACCTTTGAGTCGATTCCACAAAGCCGCAAAAATACTGGGTTTACTACCACCACGTTTAAATTCTTCCCCCGGTTCCAACACCAACACTACCCCAGTGTAGGAACCATCAAACTCATCAATACTAACTTTGCGGGGTCCTGTTGCCGGATCATTAAGGAAAACTTGTTTTTTGGTAATTCCCTCCACCACCAAGAAATGGTTAAAGTTCCAAAAAACAATATAGGGAGTGCGAATTTTTTTCAGCGCGTCTAATTCTTGAATTTTGAGACCTTTTCCCGACATCCCATAGCTTTTTGCTGCTTTGAGGACATTCCCCGCTTTACTTCCATCCCGCGACACTCCGCAATCTTGCCGTAGCTGTGCGAGGGGAACAATCCGTCCATAGTAGCTCATGATAATCCCTAAAGCTGCCGCACCACATTCCACAGCCTCCATTTGCAGCAGTGTAGGAGTGCGACGACGGGTAGTTTTTTGGTTAAATGGGTTGGATAGCTTGGGTAATTTAGGTAGCATGACGAGTTGGGGGCAGGGAATAGGGAACGGGGAACGGCTCTATTAATTATCTATAGACCTCTGAAACAAGGTTTATGTCGTAGTCGCTACCCATCTTAAAACACTTACTCACTGATAACTGATCTAAAGTCCAGTCATCTCCTTCAATATGGGGAACACAAAACTAATTGGTGCGCGTTCTTCGATGGTGACACGGGAGGATGTAACTGTACCGGGAGAAATTGTCAAATTAGGACCTTTAGAAGAAGACCATTTGTACTTACTGACTGTCGTGGCATCAACTTCTAATTCGGTGGTGACTTGGATGTGGGGTCCTTGGGCAATAATACTTTGAATAATTTCTGGGTTTCCAACCAAACTTGCTGCACCTTCTTTGGTGATGGGGAAAGATGAAACTTTGACAACTTTACCTTTGATACCACCAAATTCTTCCCGTTTCACGGTGGTGGGTGTTACTTGGACTTCCATTCCTTCGCGGATTTTTTTACCTTCGGCAACAGGGAAAAAACTAATGCTGACAATTTTCGCTTTTTCTTCCTGTGCTTGAATTGTAGCGAGACGACTACCGGGGGTGACGACTTGTCCGGTACTAGATGTTAGTTCCAGAACTCGTCCTGTATGCTGACTAATGATGCTGCTATTGCCTTTGGTTTTAGCTTCCAGTTCGTTGATGGTGCGTTTAATTTCTTGGATTTGGTTAACGCGGATGTTGGAAGATTGAAAATCTTGAACAGCCAATTCTTTTTCTTTGCCTTTGAGTGCTTGAATTTGGGTTTCAAAGTCTTTAATTTGGCTAATATTATCCCGATATTCCTTTTCGGCTGCTACTTGCTTAAGTTTCAGGGATTCTAATTCTGAGTTGATGCTGCCGATTTTTTGGATGTTATCAGAGTAAGTTTGTTCTGCTTCCAAAAGCAGATCTGCGGGGATTGCACCTTGTTCTTTTAATTCTCGACGCTGTTTTAATCTTTTATCTAGGGTGGGAATTAATTCTTGTGCTACCCTGAGACGTTGTTCAAGATTTTCACGTTCAACTTTGAGGGTATTTAATGACTTATCCCGGATGATG includes:
- the cobT gene encoding nicotinate mononucleotide-dependent phosphoribosyltransferase CobT; translated protein: MNNDLIRVYTQVSQAEAWLRKYQGKNPVFACIFGFTETALIPGISAAGSTPEARKYTACADAEFLYFGVEHEFKYYLPPLNAGASPVFITRAIIEALNIPMYLFDAGSYEEAGSRGKGAGEYSLGSNGVAAVPMIDLGGTSAKCLSSGMAMTVETVLGLFRRGLDWGEKLANQNPDAYLVVGECVVGGTTTALAILTALGISAAGKVNSSHPVCNHQQKWEVVEMGIARMQARGIGLEGDPLEILAALGDPMQAVVAGMAIACSRKCGIMLGGGTQMLAVYALINAIAKFHNLAWQPEQIVVGTTRWVAEDQTGATVELAKLLEVTPPLLGTGLDFTRSRFTQLQAYEQGFVKEGVGAGAISIAAHLSHQWLQDDLLTNIESLLERYYTQISIAN
- a CDS encoding DUF2232 domain-containing protein — translated: MGISYTTSDEPEDEKTTKSSTTDLQTPHLKPDAPLRMVETAFLASTASLIWFINFYFPLGPVLRVFFPVPIALVYLRWGVRAAWMSAVVSGLLLAVLMGPIRSLLFVMPFGFMGVTLGSTWYRRVPWLVSMSLGTILGTVGVFFRVWLLSILAGEDLWIYVINQMTDLIEWVFLKLGVLANPSLLWIQVVAIAFIIFNNFIYLFLVHIAAWLLLDRLGNPIPRPPKWVQVMMDYE
- a CDS encoding Crp/Fnr family transcriptional regulator, whose amino-acid sequence is MEDRLNSVSPANAIPWIISTPFFQGLPETATELALSNLVTRSHPANQVILLENDWGGSLYFIIEGWVKIRTYNLEGKEVTLNIIGKGELFGEMAALDEVPRSTDVITLTNTIIASIPSQDFVNLLHTEPMAGMRLAQLMARRLRQVNRRLRLRESDSQSRVADALIFLAEGQGKKGNTGTEIPNLPHRELSSLSGLARETVTRVLTKLEKKGLIKRDQDVVCIPDVSALERMIV
- a CDS encoding NHLP family bacteriocin export ABC transporter peptidase/permease/ATPase subunit, translated to MLPKLPKLSNPFNQKTTRRRTPTLLQMEAVECGAAALGIIMSYYGRIVPLAQLRQDCGVSRDGSKAGNVLKAAKSYGMSGKGLKIQELDALKKIRTPYIVFWNFNHFLVVEGITKKQVFLNDPATGPRKVSIDEFDGSYTGVVLVLEPGEEFKRGGSKPSIFAALWNRLKGSLGVLLYCILAGFLLVIPGLAIPVFTQVFVQDVLIQNRYEWLRPLLGGIVITSFLNGFLTLLQLQFLRKMKIKLSVGMSSKFVWHILRLPVSFYAQRFAGEISSRVRLNDRLANLLSGQLATTAISVVMVVFYAAVMWQYNQVLTIIGIAFVLFNLAVLQLVSRQRVDANMRLMQQEGKVNGVAISGLQSMETLKASGLESDFFARWSGYYANSINARQEMDLSNQTIGTIPSFLSYITTMLVLVVGGLQVMDGNMKIGALVAFQALMQRFLEPVNSLVSLGNDLQDMEGSITRLDDVLQNPVDPQTEAESPELEKKGKKKGNQVISYAATQNWDVNITKLQGYVELENITFGYNRVAAPLIENLSLSLKPGQRVALVGGSGSGKSTVAKLVSGLYEPWDGEIRFDGVKRSHIPRQVLVNSIAMVEQDVLLFGGTVRDNLTLWDSTVPDRYLMRACEDAAIHEVVQSIPSGYNGNLLEGATNLSGGQRQRLEIARTLVNNPSILVMDEATSALDTETEKIIDQKLRQRGCTCIIVAHRLSTIRDCDEIIVFEKGKVVQRGTHEELQRVEGHYLQLVKSEGGAL
- a CDS encoding NHLP bacteriocin system secretion protein, which gives rise to MVSNKDDLFRKKARDHASSPERLDQLLQIVSPKNWLPLIAMGTVVAAGVTWSVLGKVPITSSGQGVLIYPSKVTDLQSPLSGQVSTLRIKVGELVKKGDVLATIDQPELKQQLQLQRAKLAELEAQNSNANSLQGQSSDLALKAIAQQRESLQERLQQAQSFNPIIRDKSLNTLKVERENLEQRLRVAQELIPTLDKRLKQRRELKEQGAIPADLLLEAEQTYSDNIQKIGSINSELESLKLKQVAAEKEYRDNISQIKDFETQIQALKGKEKELAVQDFQSSNIRVNQIQEIKRTINELEAKTKGNSSIISQHTGRVLELTSSTGQVVTPGSRLATIQAQEEKAKIVSISFFPVAEGKKIREGMEVQVTPTTVKREEFGGIKGKVVKVSSFPITKEGAASLVGNPEIIQSIIAQGPHIQVTTELEVDATTVSKYKWSSSKGPNLTISPGTVTSSRVTIEERAPISFVFPILKEMTGL